A part of Saccharomonospora amisosensis genomic DNA contains:
- a CDS encoding thiolase family protein, whose amino-acid sequence MVTAVIVDAVRTVSGKGKPGGQLSDIHPAELLGRTLRGLIERTGVDPALVDDVIGGCVGQVSEQALNITRKAVLGAGFPEAVPATTIDRQCGSSQQAAHFAAQGVLAGAYDVVIACGVESMSRVPMGTATLGKDASGPAVALRYPEGLVNQGVSAEIIAGRWKLDRGELDEYAARSHARAAATAAAGGFDDEILPITVTEPDGVRRELVRDETVRPDTTVDSLSGLRPSFRDEQLEHRFPEIDWKITPGNSSPLTDGASAVLIMSEDRAKALGLRPRARFHSFAVTGSDPLLMLTGVIPATRKLLDRAGLALDDIDAYEVNEAFAPVPLVWRHELGADPERLNPRGGAIALGHPLGASGTRLLATLVHHLEATGGRYGLQTMCEGGGMANATLIERL is encoded by the coding sequence ATGGTCACCGCCGTCATCGTCGATGCCGTCCGCACCGTGTCCGGTAAGGGCAAGCCCGGGGGTCAGCTTTCCGACATTCACCCGGCGGAGCTGCTCGGCCGGACGCTGCGGGGCTTGATCGAGCGGACGGGCGTGGATCCCGCGCTGGTGGACGATGTCATCGGTGGCTGCGTCGGCCAGGTCAGCGAGCAGGCTCTGAACATCACCCGCAAGGCCGTCCTCGGCGCGGGCTTTCCGGAAGCCGTTCCTGCCACGACGATCGACCGGCAGTGCGGGTCCAGCCAGCAGGCGGCTCATTTCGCCGCCCAGGGTGTGCTCGCCGGTGCCTACGACGTCGTGATCGCGTGCGGCGTCGAGTCGATGAGCCGGGTGCCGATGGGCACCGCGACCCTCGGCAAGGACGCCTCGGGCCCGGCCGTCGCCCTGCGCTACCCGGAAGGCCTCGTCAACCAGGGCGTCTCGGCCGAGATCATCGCGGGCAGGTGGAAGCTCGACCGCGGTGAACTCGACGAGTACGCGGCACGCTCGCATGCCAGGGCCGCGGCCACCGCCGCCGCGGGCGGCTTCGACGACGAGATCCTGCCGATCACCGTCACCGAACCCGACGGTGTGCGACGCGAACTGGTCCGCGACGAGACCGTCCGCCCGGACACCACTGTGGACAGCCTTTCCGGGCTGCGTCCGTCGTTTCGCGACGAGCAGCTCGAGCACCGATTCCCCGAGATCGACTGGAAGATCACGCCGGGCAACTCCTCGCCGCTGACCGACGGCGCCTCAGCGGTGCTCATCATGAGCGAGGACAGGGCCAAGGCACTCGGCCTGCGTCCAAGGGCGCGGTTCCACAGTTTCGCCGTCACCGGCAGCGACCCGCTGCTGATGCTCACCGGCGTCATCCCAGCCACCCGGAAGCTGCTCGACCGCGCGGGACTCGCCCTTGACGACATCGACGCCTACGAGGTCAACGAGGCGTTCGCTCCCGTCCCGCTGGTCTGGCGACACGAACTGGGTGCGGACCCGGAGCGGCTCAACCCCCGAGGCGGCGCGATCGCGCTCGGGCACCCACTGGGCGCGTCGGGCACCCGATTGCTGGCCACACTGGTCCATCACCTCGAAGCCACCGGCGGCCGGTACGGCCTGCAAACCATGTGCGAAGGCGGCGGCATGGCCAACGCCACCCTCATCGAACGCCTCTAG
- a CDS encoding CaiB/BaiF CoA transferase family protein: protein MAGPLTGIRVVELAGIGPGPHAAMILADLGADVVRVERPGSGDDSAMLRGRRSVVADLKTPEGRALALRLAEKADVLLEGFRPGVAERLGLGPADCHAVNPRLVYGRMTGWGQHGPLAQRAGHDINYISLTGALHAIGRRGERPVPPLNLVGDFGGGSMFLLVGVLSALWERERSGQGQVVDAAMVDGASVLAQMMWAMRGQGTWTDERGHNLLDGGAPFYDTYECADGRYVAVGAIEPQFYAQLLAGLGLDSADLPGQLEQDRWPQLRARLAEAFGAQPREHWERVFAGTDACVTPVLTFAEATDHPHLAARGTIVELDGVTQPAPAPRFSRTTPATPTPPPHPGEHSDDIPDDWRA from the coding sequence ATGGCCGGGCCACTCACCGGAATCCGGGTGGTCGAGCTGGCCGGTATCGGGCCAGGGCCGCACGCCGCCATGATCCTCGCCGACCTCGGCGCCGACGTGGTCCGCGTCGAACGTCCGGGCAGCGGGGACGACAGCGCGATGCTGCGGGGTCGGCGGTCAGTGGTCGCCGACCTCAAGACCCCCGAGGGTCGCGCACTGGCACTGCGGCTGGCAGAGAAGGCCGACGTGTTGCTGGAAGGGTTTCGTCCCGGTGTGGCCGAACGACTCGGCCTGGGTCCTGCCGACTGCCATGCCGTCAATCCCCGCCTGGTCTACGGCCGCATGACGGGCTGGGGCCAGCACGGCCCCCTTGCCCAGCGCGCGGGACACGACATCAACTACATCAGCCTGACGGGTGCGCTGCACGCCATCGGCAGGCGGGGTGAGCGGCCGGTACCGCCGCTGAACCTCGTCGGAGACTTCGGCGGCGGGTCCATGTTCCTGCTCGTGGGCGTGCTGTCGGCCCTGTGGGAGCGGGAGCGCTCGGGGCAGGGCCAGGTGGTCGACGCCGCGATGGTCGACGGTGCCAGCGTCCTGGCGCAGATGATGTGGGCGATGCGCGGTCAGGGCACCTGGACCGACGAACGTGGCCACAACCTGCTCGACGGAGGGGCGCCCTTCTACGACACCTACGAGTGCGCCGACGGCCGCTACGTGGCTGTCGGCGCGATCGAACCGCAGTTCTACGCACAGTTGCTGGCGGGGCTGGGGCTGGACTCCGCCGACCTGCCCGGGCAGCTCGAACAGGATCGCTGGCCACAGTTGCGGGCCCGGCTCGCCGAGGCGTTCGGCGCTCAGCCACGCGAGCACTGGGAGAGGGTGTTCGCAGGCACCGACGCCTGCGTCACCCCGGTTCTCACCTTCGCCGAAGCCACCGACCACCCGCACCTCGCCGCTCGCGGCACCATCGTGGAGTTGGACGGCGTCACGCAACCCGCGCCGGCACCACGGTTCTCCCGCACCACCCCGGCCACCCCCACCCCACCACCACATCCCGGGGAGCACTCCGACGACATACCGGACGACTGGCGAGCCTGA
- a CDS encoding DEAD/DEAH box helicase: MVANATEQLNQADSPADNAAENAAENAAENAAENAAEQITGFADLGLRPELLRALSELGYEEPTPIQLAAIPTVLQGRDLVGQAATGTGKTAAFALPVLQRLPDGDRGKAPSALVLVPTRELAAQVCEAMYRYGHHLGARVVPIYGGQPMGRQLRALEQGVDVVVATPGRALDHLGRGTLSLAELRTVVLDEADEMLDMGFAEDIEAILQESPEQRQTMLFSATIPPRIAGMVRRHLREPARIELGRESSTRGEASLIRQSAYVVPRGHKPAALGRVLDVEAPTAAVVFCRTREEVDRLTETLNGRGYRAEALHGGMDQPQRDRVVARLRGGAADLVVATDVAARGLDIEQLTHVVNYDVPSAPDVYVHRIGRVGRAGREGSAITLAEPREHRMLKTIERVTGQRLVVEKLPTVADLRARRLELTRAALRETLLSGDLDRYRGAVEPLAEEFDLLEVALAAVKLAHEASGATEEEEIPEVELRSRDTRQDGRGRRAQGGGREQRRGKPAAEGMTRLFVGLGRTAGVRPQDLVGAIAGESRLRGRDVGAIEIADRFSLVDVPAGAADDVIAALRGSSIKGRKATVRRERQRAR, translated from the coding sequence ATGGTCGCGAACGCGACGGAGCAGTTGAACCAGGCAGATAGCCCGGCAGACAACGCCGCGGAGAACGCGGCGGAGAACGCGGCGGAGAACGCCGCGGAGAACGCGGCAGAGCAGATCACCGGGTTCGCAGACCTTGGGCTGCGGCCGGAGCTGCTGCGGGCGCTGTCCGAACTCGGCTACGAGGAGCCGACCCCGATCCAGCTCGCCGCCATCCCCACAGTGCTCCAGGGTCGGGACCTGGTGGGGCAGGCGGCGACGGGCACGGGTAAGACGGCGGCGTTCGCGCTGCCGGTGCTGCAGCGGCTGCCCGACGGCGACCGTGGCAAGGCGCCGTCGGCACTGGTGCTCGTGCCGACCAGGGAACTGGCCGCGCAGGTCTGCGAGGCGATGTACCGCTACGGGCACCATCTTGGCGCGCGGGTCGTGCCCATCTACGGTGGCCAGCCGATGGGCAGGCAACTGCGGGCGCTGGAACAGGGTGTCGACGTGGTGGTGGCCACACCCGGCAGGGCGTTGGACCATCTCGGGCGCGGCACGCTGTCGCTGGCCGAGTTGCGGACGGTGGTGCTTGACGAGGCCGACGAGATGCTCGACATGGGCTTCGCCGAGGACATCGAGGCGATCCTGCAGGAAAGCCCCGAGCAACGGCAGACCATGCTCTTCTCGGCGACGATCCCACCGCGCATCGCCGGGATGGTGCGTCGCCACTTGCGCGAGCCCGCTCGCATCGAGCTGGGCCGCGAAAGCTCCACCCGTGGTGAGGCGTCGCTGATCAGGCAGAGCGCCTACGTCGTGCCCAGGGGACACAAACCGGCCGCGCTCGGCCGAGTGCTCGACGTCGAGGCGCCCACCGCCGCCGTGGTGTTCTGCCGCACGCGCGAGGAGGTCGACCGGCTCACCGAGACACTGAACGGCCGCGGCTACCGCGCGGAGGCGCTACATGGCGGGATGGACCAGCCGCAGCGTGACCGCGTGGTGGCGCGGCTGCGTGGCGGCGCAGCCGACCTGGTCGTGGCCACCGACGTGGCCGCGCGCGGGCTGGACATCGAGCAGCTCACCCATGTCGTCAATTACGACGTGCCCAGTGCGCCCGACGTCTACGTCCACCGCATCGGCCGGGTCGGTCGCGCGGGCAGGGAGGGTTCCGCGATCACTCTCGCCGAACCCCGTGAGCACCGGATGCTCAAGACGATCGAGCGGGTGACCGGGCAGCGGCTGGTGGTGGAGAAACTGCCCACCGTGGCCGACCTGCGCGCCCGGCGGCTGGAGCTGACGAGGGCGGCACTGCGGGAAACCCTGCTCTCGGGCGATCTCGACCGCTATCGCGGTGCCGTCGAGCCGCTGGCGGAGGAGTTCGACCTGCTCGAGGTTGCACTCGCCGCCGTCAAGCTTGCTCACGAGGCCTCCGGTGCCACCGAGGAGGAGGAGATCCCCGAGGTGGAACTCAGGTCGCGGGACACCCGACAGGACGGCCGAGGCCGTCGCGCGCAGGGCGGCGGCCGCGAGCAGCGCCGAGGCAAGCCCGCCGCCGAGGGTATGACCCGGTTGTTCGTCGGGCTGGGCCGCACGGCCGGTGTGCGCCCGCAGGACCTGGTCGGTGCGATCGCGGGGGAGTCGCGGCTGCGCGGCAGGGACGTGGGCGCCATCGAGATCGCGGACCGGTTCTCGCTGGTGGACGTGCCCGCCGGTGCGGCGGACGACGTGATAGCCGCACTGCGCGGCAGCAGCATCAAGGGTCGGAAGGCGACCGTTCGTCGGGAGCGGCAGCGCGCGAGGTAG
- a CDS encoding aldehyde dehydrogenase family protein produces the protein MADEVAKAVEECARAAKRAAPSIAAVPDASIDAALSAMADHLVANRSAVLEANGEDVTKARADGMSAGLLDRLTITDERLTGMADQLRLLAGAPHQERSVPVAALADGLRLVERRRPVGVIGANYEARPNVTVDVASQLIKSRNAGVLRTGSAALGSAQRLLDVVVAPALVEAGIDVAAIQLVPRAEREAAAALVRLPNLVPLVILRGSGDSTRALATEAATHGVRTLAHADGGGVLYVDAAADVEKVRSLVAESLDRLGVCNRLNLLLIHSSIHDRVWPGLSEALENRGVRASLPPHDHPIGYEWALDSEREATVTVARVDSLAEAVAVANEETSGLAAGIATEDESAAQAFFDGYQGTGVFWNATTRLLDGFKLLGVPETGINIDRVPGPRGPVTYTDLYVRQYAVLPDRS, from the coding sequence GTGGCGGACGAGGTCGCGAAGGCTGTCGAGGAGTGCGCGCGTGCGGCGAAGCGCGCGGCACCATCCATCGCCGCTGTGCCGGACGCGTCGATCGATGCCGCACTAAGCGCGATGGCCGATCACCTGGTGGCCAACCGCTCCGCTGTGCTCGAAGCCAACGGCGAGGACGTGACGAAGGCGCGAGCGGACGGGATGAGCGCGGGCCTGCTCGACCGGCTGACCATTACCGACGAGCGGCTCACCGGCATGGCCGACCAACTTCGGTTGCTCGCGGGTGCACCTCACCAGGAACGCTCGGTCCCGGTGGCCGCGCTGGCCGATGGTCTGCGGCTGGTCGAGCGGCGCAGGCCCGTGGGTGTGATCGGAGCGAACTACGAGGCGAGGCCGAACGTGACGGTCGACGTCGCTTCCCAACTGATCAAGTCCCGTAACGCCGGGGTGCTGCGCACGGGCTCCGCCGCGCTCGGTTCCGCGCAACGGCTGCTGGATGTGGTGGTGGCCCCGGCGCTCGTCGAGGCCGGGATCGATGTGGCCGCGATCCAATTGGTGCCCAGGGCCGAGCGGGAGGCCGCGGCGGCTTTGGTGCGGCTTCCGAACCTGGTCCCGCTGGTGATCTTGCGGGGAAGCGGTGACAGCACGCGTGCGCTGGCCACCGAGGCGGCGACTCACGGGGTGCGCACGCTTGCCCACGCCGACGGCGGCGGGGTGCTGTACGTGGACGCCGCAGCCGACGTGGAGAAGGTGCGCTCGCTGGTCGCCGAAAGCCTCGATCGGCTCGGCGTGTGTAACCGGCTGAACCTGCTGCTGATTCATTCCTCGATACACGACCGGGTGTGGCCTGGGCTGTCCGAGGCGCTCGAAAACCGGGGCGTGCGAGCATCGTTGCCGCCGCACGACCACCCGATCGGCTACGAGTGGGCGCTGGATTCCGAGCGGGAGGCCACGGTCACCGTGGCTCGGGTCGACAGTTTGGCCGAGGCGGTCGCGGTCGCCAACGAGGAGACGTCTGGGCTCGCGGCGGGTATCGCCACCGAGGACGAGTCGGCCGCGCAGGCGTTCTTCGACGGCTACCAGGGCACCGGGGTGTTCTGGAACGCCACCACCCGGTTGCTTGACGGGTTCAAGCTGCTCGGGGTTCCGGAGACCGGCATCAACATCGACAGGGTGCCTGGACCGCGCGGACCGGTCACCTACACCGACCTCTACGTGAGGCAGTACGCGGTGCTGCCCGACCGGTCGTGA
- a CDS encoding DNA-3-methyladenine glycosylase family protein has protein sequence MCAVSTDPSVESHIEVKVRGGIDLRDHADFLRHQSPGCRPHEGGEPATLCLGFTVEDTWRPVAARVRQRAPDVVGIDIAAKGIPVTAVAEQVRRILSLEADGDGFAALARRDPVLARLRRLRPGLRPVHFHSPYEAACFAVVCHRLRVGQAAAIVRRIAERHGERVSIGGRALAAFPPPEVLLDADLSVGLSEVKRQRLTVIARAALDGLLNGTYLRSLPPDHAVRELRRLPGIGPFSAEFVVGQGAGHPTLFPRREPRLHARMAQAYGVGDVDELERIARRYGPYSGWAAFVLRSSPSCELYPDVVAGQRKGGYREQTTTVVS, from the coding sequence GTGTGCGCGGTCAGCACCGACCCCTCGGTCGAATCCCACATCGAGGTGAAGGTCCGTGGTGGTATCGACCTTCGTGACCACGCGGACTTCCTGCGTCACCAGTCACCGGGCTGCAGGCCCCACGAGGGTGGCGAACCGGCGACGCTATGCCTGGGGTTCACGGTGGAGGACACCTGGCGGCCCGTCGCGGCGCGGGTGCGGCAACGGGCACCGGACGTCGTCGGCATCGACATCGCGGCGAAGGGGATACCGGTAACGGCGGTCGCGGAGCAGGTGCGGCGCATCCTGTCGCTGGAGGCCGACGGCGACGGCTTCGCCGCGCTCGCCCGCCGAGATCCGGTGCTGGCCAGATTACGTCGCCTGCGCCCCGGGTTGCGGCCGGTACATTTCCACTCACCGTACGAGGCGGCCTGTTTCGCCGTTGTGTGTCACCGGTTGCGCGTCGGGCAGGCGGCCGCGATCGTGCGACGCATCGCCGAACGGCATGGCGAGCGGGTCTCGATCGGCGGGCGAGCGCTCGCCGCGTTCCCGCCGCCCGAGGTGCTGCTCGATGCCGACCTTTCGGTCGGCTTGTCCGAGGTGAAGCGGCAGCGACTGACGGTGATCGCGCGTGCCGCGCTCGACGGCTTGCTCAACGGCACCTACCTGCGTTCCCTCCCGCCCGATCACGCCGTGCGGGAACTGCGGCGGCTGCCAGGGATCGGGCCCTTCTCGGCGGAGTTCGTCGTCGGTCAAGGCGCCGGACATCCCACGCTCTTCCCCCGGCGAGAACCCAGGTTGCACGCCAGGATGGCCCAGGCGTACGGGGTTGGCGACGTCGACGAACTCGAACGGATCGCGCGACGCTACGGCCCGTACAGCGGTTGGGCCGCGTTTGTGCTGCGATCCTCGCCGAGTTGTGAACTATATCCCGATGTCGTAGCGGGCCAACGGAAAGGGGGTTACCGGGAACAGACAACCACTGTGGTGAGCTGA
- a CDS encoding ribosomal RNA small subunit methyltransferase A, with protein MHFLTARHIVDDLIRSCSPSSGDLVLDLGAGTGAITAPLAATGARVLAVERDPEFARRLRTRLGTTTNVHVVQADARTFRLPGKDFLVVSSIPYGISTALLRRLLGPRTTRLRRAALVVEWGFAKRLTEPLPRSTELAWWAARFDIRLLRKVPAYCFRPSPTVDSAQLLLRRRSRSTARGEQVLWALLRTAARQPTRSARSTVTALAGKGAHRLLRRHGIDPAAPTAGVRPLLWAAVAEDLAAR; from the coding sequence GTGCATTTCCTGACCGCACGGCACATCGTCGACGACCTGATCCGGTCCTGCTCGCCGAGTTCGGGCGACCTGGTGCTCGACCTCGGAGCGGGTACCGGAGCGATCACGGCACCGTTGGCCGCGACCGGCGCACGTGTGCTCGCGGTCGAACGCGACCCCGAGTTCGCCCGCCGGTTGCGCACCCGGCTCGGCACGACCACGAACGTCCACGTCGTACAGGCGGATGCGCGAACCTTTCGGTTGCCGGGCAAGGATTTCCTTGTCGTGTCGAGCATCCCGTACGGAATCTCCACCGCGTTGCTGCGCCGCCTGCTCGGTCCGCGTACCACCCGGCTGCGCCGGGCGGCGCTGGTGGTGGAGTGGGGTTTCGCGAAGCGGCTCACCGAACCGCTGCCACGCTCCACTGAGCTGGCCTGGTGGGCTGCCCGGTTCGACATCCGACTGCTGCGCAAGGTGCCCGCGTATTGCTTTCGCCCTTCGCCGACCGTGGATTCGGCACAGCTGCTGCTGCGACGCAGGTCGAGATCGACAGCACGTGGCGAGCAGGTCCTGTGGGCTCTGCTGCGAACCGCTGCACGGCAGCCGACGCGGTCGGCCCGTTCGACCGTCACCGCGCTCGCTGGCAAGGGCGCCCATCGGCTGCTACGCCGCCACGGCATCGACCCCGCCGCGCCCACCGCCGGTGTTCGGCCGTTGCTGTGGGCGGCGGTGGCCGAGGACTTGGCCGCTCGGTGA
- a CDS encoding M50 family metallopeptidase: MELAELDSEILRAFELDVETAGTIALVAGVAALLVVLLRGPWRFARNVVTIVHEAGHAFVAVLAGRRLQGIRLHSDTSGVTVSRGKPAGPGMVLTTLAGYPAPALLGLAFSGLVAAEQLSAVLGVAAALLLGVLVMVRNAYGVFAVVVSAFVLGSVALFAGPGVQAAFVYLITWFLLLGAIRPVFELQAKRRRGAARDSDADQLARLTGVPATIWLLVLAVLTVSCLAIGGMLLVEPAVSPF, from the coding sequence GTGGAGTTGGCCGAACTGGACAGCGAGATCCTGCGCGCGTTCGAACTGGATGTCGAGACCGCGGGCACCATCGCGCTCGTCGCGGGGGTGGCGGCACTGCTCGTGGTGCTGCTTCGCGGGCCGTGGCGGTTCGCGCGCAACGTGGTGACCATCGTGCACGAGGCCGGGCACGCGTTCGTCGCCGTGCTCGCGGGCAGACGGTTGCAGGGCATCCGACTGCACTCCGACACCTCCGGGGTCACGGTGTCGCGGGGCAAGCCCGCCGGCCCCGGGATGGTGCTGACGACCCTGGCCGGTTACCCGGCGCCCGCCCTGTTGGGGCTGGCGTTCTCCGGCTTGGTGGCGGCCGAGCAGTTGAGTGCCGTGCTCGGGGTCGCGGCGGCGCTGTTGCTGGGTGTGCTGGTGATGGTCCGCAACGCGTACGGAGTGTTCGCCGTCGTCGTTTCGGCCTTCGTGCTCGGCTCGGTGGCGTTGTTCGCGGGCCCAGGCGTACAGGCGGCGTTCGTCTATCTCATCACGTGGTTTCTGCTGCTGGGCGCGATCCGGCCGGTGTTCGAGCTACAGGCCAAGCGTCGCAGGGGTGCCGCCAGGGACTCCGACGCCGACCAGCTCGCGCGGCTGACCGGGGTTCCGGCGACGATCTGGTTGCTCGTCCTCGCAGTGCTCACGGTGAGCTGTCTCGCGATCGGCGGGATGCTGCTCGTGGAGCCCGCGGTCTCGCCGTTCTGA
- a CDS encoding L,D-transpeptidase — MTGRSGLGPRRGIRLVSALLAAVAVAAGCSAAGDEGADPRQSRSAPTTTVVREPVSLSLSVPDGAKRVEPGKLIIANAEHGKIVRASLVGTHGTKVKADLAEDGRSWTSTEPLGYGKTYTLTVQAEGEDGRSRTEKSTFTTATPARTVAVSINAWDGETVGVGMPLIFDFTGPVPDKAAAEDAIQITTEPRTEGAFHWFGDDRVIWRPKEYWQPGTKVSVDALVYGKRLGAGIFGSEDRTVDITVGDRLVAVADGTSHHMRVFVNGKQVRRMPISMGKPSSSTPNGVYTVMSEHNGYTMDSSTYGVPVDSSAGYRLFVEYAVRLSNSGIFYHSAPWSVGDQGERNVSHGCINLSTENAAWLMSRSKRGDLVRVKRAGGQILEPTDGWSVWQLPWEQWQAGSADR; from the coding sequence ATGACAGGTCGGAGTGGGCTCGGCCCACGGCGGGGGATTCGACTGGTGTCAGCACTACTGGCCGCCGTCGCGGTGGCCGCGGGCTGCAGCGCCGCCGGTGACGAGGGAGCCGACCCGCGGCAAAGCCGTAGCGCGCCGACGACCACGGTGGTGCGCGAACCCGTCTCGCTTTCGCTGTCGGTGCCCGACGGCGCGAAACGGGTCGAACCAGGGAAGTTGATCATCGCGAACGCGGAGCACGGGAAGATCGTGCGGGCCTCGCTGGTCGGCACGCACGGCACGAAGGTGAAAGCCGACCTCGCCGAGGACGGCAGGAGTTGGACCTCGACCGAACCGCTCGGATACGGCAAGACCTACACCCTCACCGTGCAGGCCGAAGGTGAGGACGGCAGGTCGCGAACCGAGAAGTCCACCTTCACCACGGCGACACCCGCACGCACCGTCGCGGTGTCGATCAACGCGTGGGACGGCGAGACGGTCGGCGTCGGCATGCCGTTGATCTTCGACTTCACCGGGCCGGTGCCGGACAAGGCGGCCGCCGAGGACGCGATCCAGATCACCACCGAGCCGCGTACCGAAGGCGCCTTTCACTGGTTCGGCGACGACCGCGTGATCTGGCGGCCCAAGGAGTACTGGCAGCCGGGCACCAAGGTCTCGGTCGACGCTCTCGTCTACGGCAAGCGCCTCGGCGCGGGGATCTTCGGCAGCGAGGACAGGACGGTAGACATCACTGTCGGTGACAGGCTGGTCGCTGTCGCGGACGGGACTTCGCACCACATGCGGGTTTTCGTCAACGGCAAGCAGGTGAGGAGGATGCCGATCTCGATGGGCAAGCCGTCGAGTTCCACCCCGAACGGCGTCTACACCGTGATGAGCGAGCACAACGGCTACACCATGGATTCCAGCACCTACGGCGTGCCCGTGGACAGCTCCGCGGGTTACCGGCTCTTCGTCGAGTACGCGGTGCGGCTTTCCAACAGCGGCATCTTCTACCACTCGGCACCGTGGTCGGTCGGCGACCAGGGTGAGCGCAACGTGAGTCACGGCTGCATCAACCTCTCCACCGAGAACGCGGCGTGGTTGATGAGCCGCTCCAAGCGCGGAGACCTGGTGCGGGTGAAGCGGGCAGGCGGGCAGATCCTCGAGCCGACCGACGGCTGGAGCGTCTGGCAGCTGCCGTGGGAGCAGTGGCAGGCGGGAAGTGCCGACCGGTAG
- the orn gene encoding oligoribonuclease: MTDRLVWIDCEMTGLDLAKDALIEIAVLVTDADLRVLGEGLDLVIHAGDEALANMPDIVREIHARSGLTEEVRRSTITLDEAERRALEYVREYVPDPQTAPLAGNSVATDRGFLARDMPTLDAHLHYRMVDVSSIKELVRRWYPRIYYAKPDKGLAHRALADIRESIGELEYYRRTAFVPQPGPSTEQARAAAGEVLRDHDE; encoded by the coding sequence GTGACCGACCGTCTTGTCTGGATCGACTGTGAGATGACAGGGCTCGACCTCGCCAAGGACGCCCTGATCGAGATCGCCGTACTCGTCACCGACGCGGACCTTCGGGTACTCGGCGAGGGCCTCGACCTCGTCATCCATGCCGGTGACGAGGCGCTCGCCAACATGCCCGACATCGTGCGGGAGATACACGCCAGGTCAGGGCTGACCGAGGAGGTGCGTCGCTCCACCATCACCCTCGACGAGGCCGAACGCAGAGCGCTCGAGTACGTGCGCGAGTACGTGCCCGACCCGCAGACGGCGCCGCTGGCGGGCAACTCGGTGGCCACCGACCGCGGGTTCCTGGCGCGGGACATGCCCACGCTCGACGCGCACCTGCACTACCGCATGGTCGACGTCTCGTCGATCAAGGAGCTCGTGCGGCGCTGGTACCCCCGGATCTACTACGCGAAGCCCGACAAGGGGCTCGCTCACCGGGCGCTCGCCGACATCAGGGAATCCATCGGCGAGCTGGAGTACTACCGCCGGACCGCGTTCGTGCCCCAGCCCGGCCCGAGCACCGAACAGGCCAGGGCCGCGGCGGGTGAGGTGCTGCGGGACCACGACGAGTAG
- a CDS encoding phosphotransferase enzyme family protein yields the protein MTHTAASFTPESTRAALESACGTLGLDPCGAELVRMGENAMYRLPGVGVMVRIGRSVAAIRKEVDVARWLANHRFPAARLADGFEQPLTVMGFPVSFWEYIHESTEPVDLADLGCILRSLHDLPPSRTFTLPAFSPMPKVRARLDSMRVSEVVTTEDFDFLYRRYEELEQSFTLLDFSLPQGPIHGDAHNGNLLRDASSGVVRLIDFEDFAWGPREWDAAVAAVRHSVFGWVERDEYSKYVASYGWDALTWDGFPVLRAIRELNMTTWLMQLVGQSAEIDAEVRQRLCDLRDYDSPRNWGAF from the coding sequence ATGACGCACACCGCTGCATCCTTCACACCTGAGTCGACACGTGCCGCGCTCGAGTCGGCCTGCGGAACTCTTGGCCTCGACCCATGTGGCGCGGAACTGGTGAGGATGGGTGAGAACGCTATGTATCGGCTCCCAGGCGTGGGAGTGATGGTGCGTATCGGTCGCTCTGTCGCTGCGATCCGCAAGGAGGTTGACGTAGCTCGCTGGCTCGCGAACCACAGATTCCCTGCCGCTCGGCTAGCTGATGGATTTGAGCAACCGTTAACAGTTATGGGGTTCCCTGTTTCCTTCTGGGAGTATATTCACGAGTCAACGGAACCGGTTGATCTAGCTGATCTCGGTTGCATCTTGCGTTCGCTACACGATCTGCCGCCTTCGCGCACGTTCACCTTGCCCGCATTCAGCCCCATGCCGAAGGTGCGAGCGCGGCTCGACTCTATGCGGGTGTCTGAGGTAGTGACGACCGAGGACTTCGATTTCCTCTACAGAAGATACGAAGAACTTGAGCAGAGCTTCACTCTTCTCGACTTTTCGCTTCCGCAGGGACCAATTCATGGGGACGCACACAACGGCAACCTTCTACGGGATGCGTCGAGTGGTGTGGTCCGCCTCATTGACTTCGAGGATTTCGCGTGGGGACCACGAGAGTGGGACGCGGCGGTGGCGGCTGTGCGGCACAGCGTGTTTGGCTGGGTTGAGCGGGACGAGTACAGCAAGTACGTAGCCTCGTATGGATGGGACGCCCTGACCTGGGATGGCTTCCCCGTGCTTCGTGCCATTCGAGAACTCAACATGACCACTTGGCTCATGCAATTGGTGGGCCAGTCTGCGGAGATCGACGCCGAAGTACGCCAGCGGTTGTGCGACCTACGTGACTACGATTCGCCGCGTAACTGGGGCGCTTTCTGA